Proteins encoded by one window of Vibrio panuliri:
- a CDS encoding GNAT family N-acetyltransferase, which translates to MLIQNHEVRDWFSEEPRSLKKVFQAYEETISDILPNLLIDPRASVNSYIVNQDFRNTPKYLAAFNANAQTRLFVLSVLYVYPEFRKQGYGNHLIQQVQNMVGSSGVVQVAVEENDVSRLHDFYIKHSFKTTGELIPNQFGKKYCDYFWSGRAIEINKTPDGQFAITPT; encoded by the coding sequence ATGTTGATACAGAATCATGAGGTTAGAGATTGGTTTAGTGAGGAGCCTCGCTCCCTGAAAAAGGTTTTCCAAGCCTACGAAGAAACTATCAGCGATATACTGCCTAATTTACTTATCGACCCAAGAGCATCGGTTAACTCTTACATCGTAAACCAAGATTTCCGCAATACACCAAAGTATTTGGCTGCATTCAATGCTAATGCTCAAACGAGACTTTTTGTGCTCTCTGTGCTTTACGTATACCCTGAATTCAGAAAGCAAGGTTACGGTAATCATCTAATCCAGCAAGTTCAGAATATGGTTGGTTCCTCTGGAGTAGTTCAGGTGGCGGTTGAAGAAAATGATGTAAGCCGCCTTCATGATTTCTACATTAAACATTCGTTTAAAACCACTGGTGAACTAATTCCCAATCAGTTCGGGAAAAAGTACTGTGATTATTTTTGGTCTGGAAGAGCCATTGAAATCAACAAGACTCCTGATGGGCAATTTGCAATTACTCCCACTTAG
- a CDS encoding ABC-F family ATP-binding cassette domain-containing protein: MSTFLTAQSLTLSYTSTALFKQLNATVNRGDKIGLIGHNGSGKSSLLKLLAGHQEPDEGHVSKAKQCMMSYVEQHVPNELQHISVLDALAETQERDDLWRAELLLSELGFSASDWNIPVANCSGGQQMRLLLARAIINEPDLLLLDEPSNHLDLPSLMWLEHFLLRWKGSFILVSHDQTLLDSVTNTTWVMRDQMLYSFALPCTKAREALQEKDAQDQLRFNSEQKEINRIEKSAKRLALWGKIYDNEDLARKAKTMFARKERLEEEQTELSEVSPWRLALQGEVLPANRLMETAPFAVKPAQSDMLLFDMPEARIKSGDRIAVLGSNGCGKSSLLNLLYRRYSQSHAGITPDLDSSTSAVTFHDRCRLGYYDQSLQQLDGEDTLSDALSKFVAISGEQSKRALISAGFQYARHDQKVASLSGGERARLLFVGLTLARYHLLFLDEPTNHLDMEGKEELIETLNEFEGAAVLVSHDRSLIEQSCNRFWLIQNGALTEYLSMDEVYLRLGEQSRPSLPDSAQPVKQNTFAPSEVLAEDEKLLERLIELESLLDADLQRKPKHQKPDLQKLWEDEIEKITSQL; the protein is encoded by the coding sequence ATGAGTACTTTTTTAACTGCACAATCCCTGACACTTTCCTATACCTCAACGGCACTGTTCAAACAACTCAATGCGACGGTCAATCGTGGCGATAAGATCGGTCTTATCGGTCATAACGGCAGTGGTAAGAGTTCGCTACTCAAACTGCTAGCTGGGCATCAAGAACCAGACGAGGGGCATGTCTCCAAAGCTAAGCAATGCATGATGAGTTATGTTGAACAGCATGTTCCTAATGAACTGCAGCATATTTCTGTTTTAGATGCATTAGCGGAAACACAAGAAAGAGACGATCTATGGCGTGCGGAACTGCTCTTATCTGAGTTAGGTTTTTCTGCATCCGATTGGAACATTCCCGTAGCGAACTGTAGTGGTGGCCAGCAAATGCGACTTTTACTTGCCAGAGCCATCATCAATGAGCCCGATCTGTTGTTGCTCGATGAACCAAGCAACCACTTAGACTTGCCCTCACTTATGTGGTTAGAGCATTTTTTGCTGCGATGGAAGGGCTCTTTTATATTGGTTTCACACGATCAAACCTTGCTTGACTCAGTGACCAACACAACATGGGTGATGCGTGATCAAATGTTGTATAGCTTTGCTTTACCATGCACAAAAGCAAGAGAAGCGTTACAAGAAAAGGATGCCCAAGACCAACTTCGTTTTAATAGTGAGCAAAAAGAAATCAACCGTATTGAGAAAAGCGCTAAGCGCTTAGCATTATGGGGAAAGATCTACGATAACGAAGACTTAGCTCGTAAGGCCAAAACCATGTTTGCTAGAAAGGAGCGCTTGGAAGAGGAACAAACCGAACTTAGCGAAGTTTCTCCTTGGCGTTTAGCGCTTCAAGGGGAGGTATTACCTGCCAATCGCTTAATGGAAACTGCGCCTTTTGCGGTTAAACCTGCGCAAAGCGATATGCTACTTTTTGATATGCCAGAAGCACGTATTAAGAGTGGCGATAGAATTGCGGTTCTGGGTAGCAACGGTTGTGGTAAGTCATCACTGTTAAATCTTTTGTACCGACGTTACTCGCAAAGTCACGCTGGTATAACCCCAGACCTAGACAGCAGCACGAGCGCGGTTACCTTTCATGATCGCTGCCGCTTGGGTTATTACGATCAGTCGTTACAACAACTGGATGGTGAAGACACCTTGTCTGATGCATTAAGCAAGTTTGTGGCAATAAGCGGTGAGCAAAGCAAGCGCGCTTTAATCAGTGCGGGTTTTCAATACGCTAGACATGATCAAAAAGTCGCCTCTCTTAGTGGCGGAGAGCGGGCGCGACTACTGTTTGTTGGCCTCACTTTAGCTAGGTATCACCTGCTTTTTCTCGATGAACCGACCAACCACTTGGATATGGAAGGAAAAGAGGAACTTATTGAAACTCTGAATGAGTTTGAAGGGGCAGCGGTTCTGGTTAGCCATGACCGAAGCTTAATAGAGCAAAGTTGTAATCGATTCTGGCTCATCCAAAATGGGGCGCTTACAGAGTATCTATCGATGGACGAGGTATATTTGAGACTTGGCGAGCAATCGCGTCCGTCTTTACCGGACAGCGCACAGCCAGTTAAACAAAATACTTTTGCTCCAAGTGAAGTTCTGGCTGAAGATGAAAAGCTATTGGAGCGACTGATAGAGTTGGAGTCTCTGCTAGATGCGGATTTACAGCGCAAACCCAAGCATCAAAAGCCAGACCTACAGAAACTCTGGGAGGACGAAATTGAAAAAATCACCAGCCAACTTTAA
- a CDS encoding DUF6602 domain-containing protein: MTYLYDDFIVTLSKKIEAKLNDIQAVYNFDCGPEFELAICELLREFLPDKYGICRGFVVDKNGQREGDDIIVFDQHNFPTLRALKGNFSKKEKIPIEAVYAYFEAKHSLHIDNDDNSSLTKALEQLSKVKKLILSREKYGLSQNDTYHSYASPKVIPDHIYPARNPVFTMILSNGVYVGRERTNSDELISEKLRAYFSDKPMDEYYPEGIVVGSNHYLSTAISIPTGVSCTNFVLPNAENNYFLINKPSLALAVGLVHLYSAIDFIRLGRMPWEEIFNDAKK, encoded by the coding sequence ATGACATATTTATATGATGATTTCATCGTAACTTTATCCAAAAAAATTGAAGCGAAACTGAATGATATTCAGGCGGTATATAACTTTGATTGTGGCCCGGAATTTGAGCTTGCTATTTGTGAGCTTCTTAGAGAATTCTTACCTGATAAGTATGGTATCTGCAGAGGATTTGTTGTTGATAAGAACGGTCAGCGCGAAGGGGATGACATAATAGTTTTTGACCAACACAACTTCCCTACACTAAGAGCTTTAAAGGGAAACTTTTCCAAAAAAGAGAAAATTCCTATAGAAGCTGTGTATGCTTATTTTGAAGCAAAGCACTCTTTACACATCGATAATGATGATAATTCAAGTTTAACAAAGGCGTTGGAACAGTTAAGTAAAGTTAAGAAGTTGATTCTGAGTAGGGAGAAATACGGCTTATCTCAAAATGACACATATCATAGCTATGCCTCTCCAAAGGTAATCCCCGACCATATTTATCCAGCTAGAAATCCAGTGTTTACGATGATTTTAAGTAATGGTGTTTATGTTGGTCGCGAGCGCACAAATTCCGACGAGTTAATAAGTGAAAAGTTGAGAGCCTATTTTTCCGATAAACCAATGGATGAATACTATCCAGAGGGAATTGTAGTTGGTTCCAATCACTACTTGTCAACGGCGATTTCCATACCTACAGGAGTTAGTTGTACGAATTTTGTCTTACCTAATGCCGAGAACAACTATTTTTTAATAAACAAGCCATCACTAGCGTTGGCTGTTGGACTTGTACATTTATATTCGGCGATCGATTTCATTCGTTTAGGGAGAATGCCGTGGGAAGAGATTTTTAATGACGCTAAAAAGTAG
- a CDS encoding ATP-binding protein: MTSSALERKIAREKAARKQAETLLEQKSLELYEANQQLKLVLDQLESQNLKGLQKLELEGYISASLIHFGRSFLSRTLDDGLLSSFIERIRACSLVASATLRLQTNLIPSVLSVQFGNPLNNDSDDWVVNTIWSDSTLCLPIKVESGVVGEFRVQVFTSDIEANFIQSQMELVVELICSAISRQLMVTKTLIARKRAEESERATKEFVAMINHELRTPLNGLLGSAELLADTKLNPEQRSMLTNLTHSGDLLRHIINDLLDFSKISAGMMELFPSQFSWDELKNMLNGIFMPQAQEKQIAFLIEEEMPFPQGFVGDFERISQILANLIGNAIKFTSAGKVEVLASWNGHELSIRVKDTGCGIAPQAQQRLFDPFVQADRTAKRNYEGTGLGLAICKNLVELMSGTIDLTSEVGEGSVFSICLPLEAVQTISFVEHADAELSKPLESLSILVVDDIRMNQIIIKQMLKKLSIIPDTGVNGLEAIEAAQTTEYDLIFMDCRMPEMDGFEATRHLRKHDYQKPIIALTAGTTLEEREQCIASGMDDILTKPYTANDLKSMIEKWV, encoded by the coding sequence GCCAACCAACAACTCAAGTTGGTGCTCGACCAACTGGAAAGTCAGAACCTGAAAGGGCTGCAAAAGCTCGAACTTGAAGGCTATATCAGTGCATCTTTGATTCATTTCGGGCGCTCGTTTTTGAGCCGAACCCTGGATGATGGTCTGCTATCGAGCTTTATTGAACGTATTCGGGCATGTTCTTTGGTTGCGAGCGCGACACTTCGCCTTCAAACAAACTTAATTCCTAGCGTACTTTCAGTTCAATTTGGCAATCCATTAAATAACGACAGCGATGATTGGGTGGTCAACACCATTTGGTCGGATTCAACACTTTGTTTGCCAATAAAAGTAGAAAGCGGTGTCGTGGGGGAGTTTCGCGTTCAAGTTTTCACCAGTGATATCGAAGCGAACTTTATACAAAGCCAAATGGAACTGGTCGTGGAGTTGATTTGCAGTGCCATTAGCCGACAGTTGATGGTGACCAAAACACTCATAGCGCGTAAGCGCGCCGAAGAATCAGAAAGAGCGACCAAAGAGTTTGTCGCCATGATCAACCATGAACTAAGAACCCCGCTTAATGGTTTGCTTGGCAGTGCTGAACTGCTGGCTGACACCAAGCTCAACCCTGAACAGCGTTCAATGTTAACCAACCTCACTCATTCTGGTGACTTACTGCGGCATATCATCAATGACTTGCTCGATTTTAGTAAAATCAGTGCAGGGATGATGGAGTTGTTCCCAAGTCAATTTAGCTGGGATGAACTTAAAAATATGCTCAACGGAATTTTCATGCCTCAAGCGCAGGAAAAGCAAATTGCTTTTCTAATTGAGGAAGAAATGCCCTTTCCACAAGGATTTGTCGGCGACTTTGAGCGTATTAGCCAAATCTTGGCGAACCTAATTGGCAATGCGATTAAATTTACTTCGGCGGGTAAAGTCGAGGTGCTCGCCAGTTGGAATGGTCACGAACTTTCTATTCGGGTTAAAGATACAGGTTGCGGCATCGCCCCTCAGGCACAGCAACGTTTGTTTGATCCATTTGTTCAGGCAGACCGCACCGCTAAGCGAAACTATGAAGGGACCGGGCTTGGGCTGGCGATCTGTAAAAACCTGGTTGAGTTGATGTCTGGTACGATCGATTTAACCAGCGAAGTCGGTGAGGGGAGCGTGTTTTCAATCTGCTTACCATTAGAAGCGGTGCAAACCATTAGCTTCGTTGAACATGCCGATGCTGAGTTAAGTAAACCGTTAGAGAGCCTCTCGATTTTGGTGGTGGATGATATCCGCATGAATCAAATTATCATCAAGCAGATGTTAAAGAAGCTCTCTATCATCCCTGACACCGGAGTGAATGGATTGGAAGCCATTGAAGCGGCGCAAACGACAGAGTATGACCTGATATTTATGGATTGCCGTATGCCTGAAATGGATGGCTTTGAAGCCACTCGCCATTTACGAAAGCATGACTATCAAAAGCCGATTATTGCATTGACTGCTGGGACAACACTGGAAGAGCGAGAACAATGCATCGCCAGTGGAATGGACGATATTCTAACCAAGCCGTATACAGCAAATGACCTAAAATCGATGATTGAAAAGTGGGTTTGA